A DNA window from Pseudomonadota bacterium contains the following coding sequences:
- a CDS encoding 3-hydroxybutyryl-CoA dehydrogenase, with amino-acid sequence MAIKKVAVIGMGLMGAGIAQVYAEGGCDVYVTDISEEYIKKGMASIDKFLSKSVAKGKMEEARKAEILAKIKPIKDISEAKDIDLAQEAVPEDMELKKKIHKQLDEVLPPNVILAICTSALCVSEIAGATKRQDKVIGTHFHSPAQVMKMVEVIRGLNTSDETVKDINEILVKCGKNAINVMDSPGFITSRVWCPFGMAAIQTLTEGIASKEDIDAALQEGFHHPMGPLKLMDIIGLDVMLHAALDLEKNFGPAYSPPPLLKRMVAAGQLGMKTGKGFYDYPKK; translated from the coding sequence ATGGCTATAAAAAAAGTTGCAGTAATCGGCATGGGACTTATGGGCGCCGGAATTGCTCAGGTTTATGCAGAGGGTGGATGTGATGTATATGTTACCGATATTTCCGAAGAGTATATTAAAAAGGGAATGGCCAGCATCGATAAATTCCTTTCCAAATCTGTTGCTAAAGGCAAGATGGAAGAAGCAAGAAAAGCTGAAATATTAGCAAAGATAAAGCCTATTAAAGATATTAGCGAGGCAAAAGACATTGATCTTGCGCAGGAAGCCGTTCCTGAAGATATGGAGCTTAAAAAGAAAATTCACAAGCAGCTTGATGAAGTTCTTCCCCCGAATGTTATTCTTGCAATCTGTACTTCGGCTCTTTGCGTCAGCGAAATTGCCGGAGCTACAAAAAGACAGGATAAGGTTATCGGAACCCATTTTCACAGTCCTGCGCAGGTTATGAAGATGGTTGAAGTTATTCGCGGATTGAATACTTCTGATGAGACAGTAAAAGATATAAACGAAATATTGGTAAAATGCGGTAAGAACGCCATTAATGTAATGGACTCACCCGGATTTATTACCAGCCGTGTATGGTGTCCTTTTGGAATGGCTGCTATCCAGACACTTACGGAAGGAATTGCTTCCAAAGAAGATATTGATGCAGCTCTTCAGGAAGGATTCCATCATCCAATGGGTCCGCTTAAACTTATGGACATTATCGGATTGGACGTAATGCTGCATGCAGCATTAGATCTGGAGAAGAATTTTGGTCCTGCCTACTCACCTCCTCCTCTTTTAAAGAGAATGGTTGCAGCAGGCCAGCTTGGTATGAAAACAGGTAAGGGATTTTACGATTATCCAAAGAAGTAA
- a CDS encoding enoyl-CoA hydratase/isomerase family protein — protein sequence MAYNNILYEIEDGVAKLTLNIPEKMNRLSNETMKEVVAALDEAKADDSVRVVVIGAAGDQAFCAGANLADFQGLSPVESRKVFSAFADLSRIFINLGKPSISAVNGLALAGGFGLALYPDITIASENAKFGLPEINVGVWSCMVSASLPKLVGRKKALELLMTGDMIDAKEAERIGLVNKVVPHDKLEETVMALAKKISKKSPVVMSLGRDSYYTMLDMEYDKAVSYLLEILAIIVSTEDCQEGVTAFTEKRKPVWKGK from the coding sequence ATGGCTTATAATAATATATTGTATGAGATTGAAGATGGTGTTGCAAAACTGACATTAAATATACCTGAAAAGATGAATCGCTTAAGCAACGAAACCATGAAAGAAGTAGTTGCCGCTTTAGATGAAGCAAAAGCCGATGATTCGGTAAGAGTTGTCGTTATTGGGGCTGCCGGCGATCAGGCTTTTTGTGCCGGAGCTAATCTTGCTGATTTTCAAGGTCTTTCACCTGTTGAAAGCCGTAAGGTTTTTTCCGCTTTTGCGGATCTTTCCAGAATTTTTATTAATCTTGGGAAACCATCAATTTCTGCGGTAAATGGACTGGCTCTTGCGGGTGGTTTTGGGTTGGCACTTTATCCGGATATCACAATTGCTTCTGAAAATGCAAAATTCGGTCTTCCTGAAATTAATGTCGGAGTTTGGTCTTGCATGGTTTCCGCTTCGCTGCCAAAGCTTGTTGGAAGAAAAAAAGCTCTGGAATTGCTTATGACCGGCGATATGATTGATGCCAAAGAAGCTGAAAGAATCGGTCTTGTTAATAAAGTTGTTCCGCACGATAAACTGGAAGAAACCGTTATGGCTCTTGCTAAAAAAATCAGCAAAAAGAGCCCGGTAGTAATGAGCTTAGGACGTGATTCATACTACACAATGCTTGATATGGAATATGACAAGGCCGTTAGCTACCTTTTGGAAATTCTGGCAATAATTGTAAGTACCGAAGACTGTCAGGAGGGTGTAACGGCTTTTACTGAAAAAAGAAAACCGGTCTGGAAGGGAAAATAA
- a CDS encoding enoyl-CoA hydratase/isomerase family protein: MAEKSAKNEEVVLLSIREHVAVVTLNRPEAMNSLNSAVFSGLKKIIDDMEKDDEIRAIIITGAGDKAFCAGIDLRERKGMSSKEVNSLRRDIIFPCFKSLEDMKKPLIGAINGLSLGGGAEIALMCDIRIASKNARFGQTEVKWAIIPAAGACQRLPALIGLGRAKELLLTGRIIDAAEGEKIGLFNHITSQDDLMQKSYEIADMIGENGPVAVRQIKKAVDLGAKNVLALAFDSEASEACYHTQDRLEGIAAFNEKRKPKYSGI; encoded by the coding sequence ATGGCGGAAAAATCGGCAAAAAATGAAGAGGTAGTACTTCTTTCAATACGCGAGCATGTCGCTGTTGTTACGTTAAACCGTCCTGAAGCGATGAACAGCTTAAACAGCGCTGTCTTTTCCGGTTTGAAAAAGATAATTGATGACATGGAAAAAGACGATGAAATTCGCGCAATTATTATAACCGGTGCAGGTGATAAAGCTTTTTGTGCCGGAATTGATCTTCGTGAACGAAAGGGAATGAGCAGCAAAGAGGTTAATTCCTTAAGAAGAGATATAATCTTTCCATGTTTTAAAAGCCTGGAAGATATGAAAAAACCTTTGATCGGAGCAATAAACGGTCTTTCTCTCGGCGGTGGCGCCGAAATAGCTTTGATGTGCGATATAAGAATCGCCTCGAAAAATGCCCGCTTCGGCCAGACCGAGGTGAAATGGGCTATTATTCCGGCTGCAGGCGCCTGTCAGCGGTTGCCGGCACTCATAGGCTTGGGAAGAGCAAAAGAATTGCTTCTTACAGGAAGAATTATAGATGCAGCAGAAGGTGAAAAAATAGGATTGTTCAATCATATTACAAGTCAGGATGACTTGATGCAAAAGTCATATGAGATAGCTGATATGATAGGTGAAAATGGTCCTGTTGCTGTAAGACAGATTAAAAAAGCGGTTGATCTTGGCGCTAAAAATGTGCTTGCCCTTGCTTTTGACAGTGAAGCTTCTGAAGCATGTTATCATACCCAGGATCGCCTTGAAGGAATAGCGG